The stretch of DNA tccctATCATCTAGAACCTGCATAGGTGAAAGAACTGAAGGATCAGATTCAGGATTTGCTAACTAAGGGTTTCATTAGCCCTAGTTTTTTTCCCATGGGTGCGCCGGTcttgtttgtcaagaagaagTATGGCAGTATgtgactctgcattgattacagagagctgaaaagagtcacagtcaagaacaagtaatcgttgccgaggattgaagatttattttatCAACTTCAGGGAGCATCGGTTTTTTCGAAGATAGACCTCCGatccggataccatcagctgaaggttaGAGAGTCTGACATGCATAAGACGGCATTCAGGACTgcgatatgggcactatgagtttttggtgatGCTCTTCGGACTGAAGAACACGctagcaatcttcatggatcttacgaatcgcgtgtttcagccataattggatcagtttgtcatagttTGTATAGATGACATACTAATTTATTTGAGGAGCatagaggagcacagtcagcatctgaggaccGTACTGCAGACTTTACAGGACAGATGGCTATGTGCCAAGTTCAATAAGTGTGAGTTCTGTCCTGACACAgcggcattcttgggccacattgtatctcaaGATGGTATAAAGCTCGACCCTAGTAAATTTGAGGCAGTAAGAGATTGGCTAGtgcctaagagtgtgacagatattcgtagcttcttgggattggaTGGTTATTAAaaaaagtttattcagggattctattctattgcggtgcctatgactgccttgacgaagaagaacgCCAAGTTTATCAAGGGATCTGAGTGTCAGGAAAGCTTTGACAGGTTGAAGCAGGCATTGACCACTacaccagttctagctatgccatcatgGAAGGAGATTTCTTGGTTTATACAAATGGCCCGAAGCTCGCCTTGGGTGCATTTTTGATGCTGCATGACAGATTTATAgcctacgcgccgagacatctgaaggtccatgagaataATTATCTGACTCATGACCTatagctagcagcagtggtatttgctctgaagatttggagacactatctgtatggagagaagtgcaggattttcacggaccataagagcctgaagtacgTTTTCACtgagaaagagctgaatatgagacagaggaggTGGCTAGAGcaagtgaaggattatgactgtgatattagctaccatctggGTAAGGCTAATTTGGTTgcagatgcactgagcaggaagCACGCAGTGATTGCTCTTTTGTTAGTATAGAGATTGCTGCAGGCGGAGATACAGAGATtcgagcttgcagtttatgccaggggcgatGCCCCAATtcttgctactctgacagttcagccgactttgagagataaaaTCAAGGTAGGGCAGTCTTCTGACGAGTAGTTGTAGAAGTGGAGACAAAGGGACTAGGCTAAGGGCCGTAGactgtatacagttgtggatggcatagtcagatatagggaccgACTATGGACAGTGATTCCGTGAGAGCATATAGCTTGGACGAGGCCCACAATACCCCGTAcaccatccatccagggagtacgaataTGTATAAGGATCTTCAGTCTCTCTATTGGTGGCAGGGCATGAAGCGGGATATTCTGCTATTCGTTTCcaagtgtttgacatgtcagcaggtcaaggcaaagcatcagagacctgcagggaagctgagaccactccctcttctaagtggaaatgggagaacatcaccatggatttcgtgacaggGCTTCTGAGGACAACTGGAGGAATCGACACACTTTttaccgatcaggaagacttTCACTATGACTaagtacgcagagctgtacatcagagagatagtcagactgcatggtattccagtgtccatcgtgtcatacagggatccgagattcacgtatgcattctggaagagtctacatcaggcattgggtactaagctgctattcagtactgtcttccatcctcagactgacGGGCAGTCAGAGAAgtgttattcagattttggaggacctactcagagcttgcatgatcgacttccaaggcagctgggagccaaagttacctcttttggagttcacatacaacaatagTTATGAGGCGTCTATCGGTATGACTCCTTAtaaggcattgtatgggagaaaTTGTAGGTATCTAttgtattgggacgaggtaggagagaggGCAGAGATAGGGCCGAAGTTTTTCATATAGATTTCAGagttagtggtcaagatccgagattggatgaagaccgctcagagccgacagaaaagTTACTAAGATCAATGGCgcagagatctagagtttgtcgTAGGAgatcatgtgttcttgaaggtcacaccgatgaagggtgtgaggAGATTTGGGAATAAGTGCAAGCTCAATTTGAGATACATAGGGCCGTTCGAGATTCTGGAAAGAGTTGGGACACTGGCATATAGAGTTTCATTACCGCTGAATTGGGCCGaagttcataatgttttccaAGTCTCTATGCTAGCGGAAGTACATATTGAATCCTttgcatgtgctgaactatgagccacttcagctgacaccgaaCCTGTCTTTCAAGGAGAGACCCAGTCAGATTTTGGATAGACAGGTTAGGAGGCTTCgaaacaaggtgatccacatggtcaaagtcaaatggctgaATCATTACGAGGatgaggctacttgggagacggagaccgagatgaggagttgCTAcctggagttattcggtaagttttaaatttcgatgacgaaattttgttttaagggggggagagttgtataGTCCAGGAAATTCGATCTACGTAACCTGAATGTATCCAATatagaattttatttaaaagatgtatttaaatatttttatacatttGATGCATGATTATTAAATAGTTAGAgtttattgcatgattattttaaagtttcatacaTCAGTGTTTTAAGTTGAATTTGACGCTCAAACGAGGGATATTTTTCGAGTTATATTGTTACCGGGTTATATTGTtaccggtacgcaaattttaacgattcacaGGACTTTTTGAGGGGTCCAGACAATATTtctaaaatatatcaaaacgaaatatttttcattagtgttattgggcttgttgagtttattttaatgcttaatgggctcaaaacccttttaatctttttaaaattcaaGTTAAGGCCCActattgttttgttttttatttaacaCTACACTAcactaaacctaaacctaatacAACCCTAGAAGCCATCCCTCACCCTCTACCTAGCAGCCTCCATGTGAATTCTAAGTAGCCAAATGCTCATTTTGAAGCAAAGCTTCTCCCCGCCTCTCCGGTTCACGTCCCGTGCATAGATATTCAAGATTTTGATTCTTTAATCACTAAGGTATGCATGTAATCTTCTTTCTCTCTTCATTCACGCCATATTATTGCTGATATATGTGTAAATGCATGAGGATTCCTTTCGGATATCATGAGGGTTCGGTTTGATTCAAGTTTTTGGATATAAAATGCATTAATGTGTTGTAACACAGGTATTTTGTGATCTTAGTGCAAAGGGACTGCCGAGGGGTTGCTGAGGGTTTGTTCACGTCGAGGTTTATGCTATATAAGGGCTGGAGTCGAGTGGAGCTCGAGTCGAAGGGTTTATTTCGGTCGCATGGGTTGTTGTTGGCAATATCGGAGTATTCGAGCGAGCTGGCGATGCGAGAGGCCATTCATAGCCTTGGACCAGACCCTATTGAGGCTGAGTCATGGTTTGATATGGCTCGGGCACAGTTGGACGTGACCATGAAACCGATCGAGCAAGTGGGAAGGATTTTGAGCGAGTTTTGGGTGTGCCTCGGGTGAGCGTGTGTTGTGGCGTGCATGGGGCTATGTCCTTGAGATGGTTTGGTCCAGGAGGGTCCTATGGTGGTCTAGGAGGGGGTGGTCCGTGACTGGTCCTAACTGGTTAGGTCAAGGGAAGCCAAAACAATGAGTTGGTGCGACTAGGGTTTGAGGAGTGCAAGTGCCGATTTTTCCAGCAGCTTGTAGGTGCTGTTCGAAAGTTTTAGTGGACAAGTCTAGATGTTTTAAGGGCTGTTAAGACGTGTTTGAGGTGTGGTATAAAGTTGGGAGAAATTTTGTTATGTTTCAatttgattcgggttaaaaccgggaccccggtccaagtgaACATGAACATTTTATGCACTGGTTTTGACAGCATGATGATAATTAGGAATTTTACTTGTTTGTTTTTACGCACATTTTTTATGGACGAGTTGGCCATTTTTAACTGTATTTGTTATTTAATTACGATCATTTTTAAAAGGTATTTTTCAGCAATGtcgcatgcatgcaatttttaagaatttcgaaaatgagcttgtaaaaaaaataaaaattctagcaatattttaagtagtagacgtttcacctaaattgcatgcagtcaggttacctagttcaaatttcctagaccttacctATATGATGAATGGCAATGTTTAAAgttatgcatattcatgaaaagctatttttagtaaaagtattttaccgatgcatgtgattgtatatgtactaCTTGTTATCCTGATAAGgtttgttgagtcattagactcactaggtgtgatcgatgttgtcacgccccgagaccgagtTATGataccggcgttgtttaacaaccaCACGATCGAAAAACAACTAGCCTCGTAGTACatcataaaccgaaaccagtttattatcataaatttccCAAAAGTTCACTGTCTTTACAACTCAAAAGAAATAGAAACATGCGGAAGCGTAAATACACGATACTGAAATCATAAGACAGAATAATCGACGGGTCCCGAATTAGACTGCttcatcaccatccccaaaagtagTCTTGCTCCTCATCCTCAATTTGATTCTCATTCTTATCTGGGTGGgaaagtaaggggtgagtattttggagaaatactcagtaaatgggggccgATCGCGCATGACCATTATCGAGGATATACATAtgaataaattatcaaaatttcaatattaagcatgttgaatcaaatactaacacaaatacgaatatagcactgaaattcatctcattttctatgggttttactgatcagtcccctatatgttactcctctaaggggcgaggccaaaGGAACGGTTATTATAACCCACCGCATCAAGGCCTAAACAAAGTATATCAAAGTTCGGAATTTCCTTTACCATTTCTAAATCGAGtcattacagtgcatttcaaaaaaaattcaaacatgcTTTCACATATTTAACTGATATCGAACAAAGAACAATTCAAGGGATTTCAATACCAAATGGAAATGAATATATCACGCCGACCgaattttcaaagtcatgtttaatttattttcgaaaCATATTATGCCCACTTAAAAAGAAATAAGTGTGCCAAATAAAATAGTATCAAGAACCCACTTACAAAGAAAGATATatagcaaaagcccacttagaaagaaagatatatagcaaaagcccacttaccgtattcTGACTGCTCAAGAAAACGTAAACGTGAACGGTGAGATTGCAGCAGAGCTTTGTTACTAGAGGGCGAAGAGCTTGGAGAATACGGTGCTGCTAGAGAGGATTTCGAGAATTTGGATGTGCAAGTTTCGAATGAGAAGCCTTCCTTTTTATAGGCACGAATAATCTGCTACAAGGTAAGCTCTGAAGTCGCTCCACGAATGACGCTGCGTTGATGGCTCCACGAATGACGCTGCGTTGATGGCTCCACGAATGACGCTGATGGCTTAATCAATGGGTGATTGCACTAACCTCTCCCGGATGAATGTGGCcactttttggttcaaggtgcTCACTCgagatttatgctgaaatggagTGATTTTGGCTGTATGAGTTCCTCCACAATTAGCGCACTTCCATAGTGCATGGTCTTCACAGATGCAGGTGAGAATGATTttgatggaggacttgatgggtgaactagctggactgaaagtgcacacaacccgagtaccatcgctagtttttcgcattacatttatgatttaagtttacattaaggatattatgacttatgatgcttttgagggATTTCtgagatattaagatgtttatgctttattttgaaaaatgttaaatttaggtttggttgacgatttacattttcaagttttgaattgcatttttgagattttcaaataattagttggtgatgttatttttaaatggtgcaaaatatttctatatatatgtgtatgtggttcggccgaatggtttagaaaaaaaataaaaaataagttgtCTCTAACCCTAACGACAAGAATCATTTCATGTAGTCTCATCGATAGTCGAAAATTCTTATGGTGAATAAGTTCTGAATGCTATATGGATTCGTTCAACTAGTTTTGCATTTGTTCCACCACTATTTATCatcaatattataaattaatttttttcatccCACGATATCTTGTATATGTAAGTTGTGTTGGATCAATTTTAgttatatggatttatatttaaatgatcaTATGTTTTGGGTTAAGTCCAAAATTAAAGTGATTAATTAAAGATTTGGTTATTGGGTTTTAATATATCTAATAGATTGTGGTTCTTTAATGTATAGAGACGAAAGTATACTTTCTATTTTTATGATgagctaaaacagaaatatcagaaaataatgataaaaattatttatatataggtCATGGactattgtgtttctaacatatttactcaagtgtgaagttaccAACGGAAGAAGAAAACTAAAACTGAATTatgaacaaactgaatttctggcaaccttcggtattttgatgatatctatCAACTGCATGATTCAAATGATAATCTGCCAACTTGACTGATCATAAaaatcaatttggaacaagCCGTTTTTGACGTCAGTTAGGCAAATGCAGATGTTTTCAAGGTCtaactgattgcacgaaaacaacaatcagttgggtatgagtAGTTGCAGTATTTTGCTCATATCTCTCAGCTTGTTTATTGGAATGAAGCGATTTAATATGCGTTtaaaagataagacgatgatcgacaaatcatcttcagaagtcaaagtctgaatcgaagcatAAGatactgataaatgacgatgaagctactggttttgtacaaactgaaatcagcctagctgatttcagcacaccaactgaactgaaccgaaccagcagctgaccaattACTGAACCATCTGCTGACCAAatgaaactgaaccagttgaactgagaAGACCTGTTGAACTGGACCAACAGAAACTGAagcagttgaactgaaccagactagttgaactgaaccagaccagctgaactcaACCAGAGAAGTTGAACTGAATCGGACCAGTTGAACAGAACCAATTTACCAGTTGACCACTCGAGAAAATGttcagcaagacgaatttgattGTTGTAATTTCAAGTACATTACAAAAActttcaaacggtcatattcttgtgtctaacgtatatatcattgtcggggcttataaatacaacatcttgaagatgaaacaagagtttttgaagaggattcaaagcgtGGGCAgctagcatgaagaaatcagctagttgagagcacaagcccttgtgtgaggatacatttgagatgtacactgtaaatgataaatttcgcacacacaatcactcacacatatataaGAGAGTTGAAATtgaaatattagttgagtgagtcttcacataaacacgtaaaacaatgtgtttgtagtctttgcatatgagacattaaacactATACTGATTATGAGGTGATGCctgcaatcttgagtgctaggattTCTAGTTGGGTGATGTCCTTCcagagtgggtttgtacaaagaattatataaatcaaagtcttctagtgaatccgtCCCAAGGTGGAAGAAGAgttgacgtaggagcatttgaagtctacGAACATCTATAAAGaaatttgtgtctatttgtttattgcatttacttatcatttccattgttttaAAGATCCatttgttgaagcattttatgtgttcttcaaataaaaaattattgcatacaaagtgtttgataaaatgcttcaaccaaaatattttttactcattcaacttccatatattttaaatgctttgcaaaatatttaatcgatttctacgaaggattatttcgagtgtcttccgcttgatttgaaaatcaaactcgatttaatttattggCGTTCAATATTTCatgaaccgagctattgtagctcaatgaTTTACCCCTTAAGCGATCCTAACATTGCGCGTAACTCGTTCGATATTCTATTTctattaagaaaatagttcataagagaaaattaaatgattctTTCAAGGAAAAGAGCGCGGAAATCTAGAAGATCAATGCAAGTTCTAAAaaattcaggattatggcttcagaTATACATCCGCTtaaattttcaatcaaatttttagtaatttaacatgattgattATGTGGTTTACGGTGGATTATTCCCCCAAcaagttgataattaagaaacTAATACGTGTACTTGCAATTTGGAAATTAGGAAAAAAAGAGATTCCTTGACAAACCTTTTGTTTTTATCATGATCCAATTTTTAGCATACACGCATTAGGTGTAAACAAGTCTGGCATACAAAACAGGACAAGCCGAAAATTCTCCAGTGGATTATATCACCATTGATCATTGGATCACACGCACAACAAAACACACGTGTATACATAGAGAAATGGAGAGGGAAGAAAGGAGGAGGTGGATATCGTCCAGAGGGTCAGATCGGATGGCACTGATTACGGGTCGGCTCCAAAGCCTTGATATGGATCGTTTACCCGCACAATATGACTCTCAACAGGCCACAACAGATGATAATGGTGCGTACGTGATTTCCTCTATTATTGTCTATATATCTTCGGCTCGTGATCGGTTTAATTATACGTCTTCGTTGAAATCGAAGATGGATTAAATATTTCATGATATATATTGGGGtcgacgttgattaattgtggAGTTTGCATGCAGATGTTGACATGTTATTCTGATCATTGTTATATCAGATGGAAACTGTTGAACTTCATGAAATGAAGCAGTACCGAATCCAAAATATAACATAATTATTTCATAGAGGtcatatttttcctttattttccaccagtaaatattcaaaatatttcgCTGTAtattatcaaataattaaatttaattaatttgattgttGCACGACAAAATTTGAAAGGAGTGCATTTTAGCTTAACTTTAATAATTATTCAGCTGTTTCTTTGAAGGTAAAAATGATGCTCCTAAAACGCCCATACAGCCGGAAAGTGAAGAAGAACAATTTGAATCATCAATCATCAGTACTCCAACAACCTGCAAGACGAAAACCAATGGCCGAAATCCATCCAAGAAACCACTCATCCAACTTCTTGATTCATTCACTCCCAAAGAAATAAACTCCAGCATAATCTCCTCCGAGAACACAAGAGTCGTGTGTTCAACTATAATCGCGATTCTTATAGTCCTATCCCATGTTAATCTCCCTCACAATGTGGTGAAATCAAAGAGCCTCATCGCTTATAGGCCTCTATATGTCGTATTGCTGACTGATCTGTTGATTGTGGCTGCACGACTAGCCCTTTACATGCAAACGAGAGAGGAAGATGAGCACAAAGAACTGAGTTTCGATGGGGTGAACTGGGGAGGAGCCGTCAAGGTGTTGGAATTAGGATTGGTTCTGCATCAGGCGATTCGAGCTATGTTCATCGATTGTAGCTTTTACTTGGTGATTGTTGTGTGTGGTCTTTCTCTGGTGTAATGGGATGTATGTTTTCCAGTGCATTCAATAGGTTTTTGTTTTTGTCTTCTTAACGATAATTATAGGCTAGCTCTTTTGTATTTGATACATCATTACATATAAACTAGTTATGTATTTCTTGTTTATTGATTATAATGGTATCACCCTCACGACCAAGGGAATTTTGATTGGTTAGCTacatatttttggaaaaatcgAGACAGCTCGAGCTTGAGTCGCAAATTTTTCCGAGAATGACCAAAATTACGTAGTACCTGAATTATTTGAAGGGAGTTTAGCAACACCAACATGCCGAAAATAAAGGTGTCTAGTATATTTTTGCGACCTACAAATGCTTGGATAATGAGTAGGCCTATGGAGAAAAGATGTCACAATATTTATTCGTGACATGCGTGAACAATGCTCATATTTAccataaaatgtaatatttttggcataaaaagtaatattttttataggtGATCAAAATAGAATATATGTATTACAAAATTGACATGTAAAATCGTCTCACAGGAGTTATGTTGGATAATTAGGCTTagagtttaaattaaaatcatttttttggGACTTGACAAACTAAACCAATAATTTTCCTTCATGTCCAGCCTTGCCTTAGGACCATATTATATTCgtaaatttcaacttttctctCACATTTCGATACACAAAATTTAGGTATAACTCATTGTCTCTAGTGAATGCCCTATGTTATAAATTATCATTCAATTGTCGAGTTTTTGTTAATCGTACGAATTAAGGAGAATTAAATGAGTAATagtattatttttccttttattaaTGTGATTTGAGTCTTGAGATAATCTATGCAGGAAATTtaggatttttttttctttactggagatatatataatatattcaaggtTCGGGTTCTTTCGtacaataaaattaaattttaattcttTTAGTATTCTTCATTTTAGATTTTCGTCATTGTTGATAATAGAAATTAGTGAACTATTTACACtcatgtatttttttaatatttttgtaagGCTTAATAAAAACAATGGCTCTCCTAAACATTTATCTTGCTATCTAAAAAGAAACAGAAATAAAAAGTTGAAGAATTAATTCAAAGTCAGACATGatatattgataaaaaaaattccgaCCAACAAGAGAACGTAAACGGAAGAAACAATTAATAGTCGAACAAATATGGATCAACAAGAAAATAATAACACTATTAATGTTGATGAACTTGATCTATCtacatgttagagtaggtgttgAACGAACCAACGTGTTGATGCGAACACGGGTGGTCAAgtcccaaggaaagcatgggaccctttagagttgccagagggaccaatcacgaggggaacGCCTGAAGAGGTTCAAAGAAACAGTGAATGGGCTTATGAGCAATCGAGGAGGGCTTACGTTCAAGGAGCAAAGTGCCGAAGGGTGCGTAATGCATGGGAGCGAGTTCGGAGCCAAGGGAGCATTATTCAAGAAATATATATTGAAGAATCCCTAGAGActtgcgcccgggcggatataagttaccgcccgagcgggtACAGTGCatcctgaaaaataaaaattcgagAGCCTCGCGCCCGGGCGCACCaaagttaccgcccgagcgcgaaccaAGGAAGGAGAGGGCCGAAGACCttccgctcgggcggacataagtaTCCGCCCGAGCGGACACTGTTccgagaaaaatattttttttccttatttagtgttttaatttgtttggtaactagatttggaTATCCTTGTGATATGTAAGGATATTATGGACGAAATTTGATACacaattcagattattgatgatattttatcaaactttttgagattttctctcaactttttcAGAGGCTCTTGCTTTGTCaaccaaaatcaaacttatcaaagttttaactttgtggcgtttgtcgattgatttCATACGGATTGTCAAGGACAAGTTCTTTGAAAGTTCGTCTGTTTCTGAATTGTTTAATCGTGAttatttattgctaagtttttataatttagaggtgaatatcacaaattcaaacttgattcaaaagatcggaaCACACATCGATCCTTGTCGTTATTGAATagagggcgcgattcgattttaatcgtgtttgctatttaTTCGTACGAtgattcacatcatttggtatcagagctttggctcattgaatttaAGTAAGTTTACCCTTCGTTCTATTATCAGATCTAAATTTTCTTTCGTTCCGCTTTCAGATCTGATTTGTTCTATTATTCTTCGTCGTTCGTGGATCTGTGACACTCAaaattttgtgccttatttttttctttgaattttcggaattcttagagcaaaaaaataaataaaaaaaataaaaataaaataaactaccaaaaatcagaaaattccCTCTTATTTCTTTGtggtattttgttctatttcctttatagagtcatattcaattgtctctcacagtcaaaaaaaaattaattatcttCAAATTGCTTGATTActgcagtccaagtgagtcgatcacattTGTTCACGAGTtgaaacttgattgtttgatatactcaaatacaaagcttgagcacctaGAGAGAACTCTCGAATTTGAGTGACAGTActtgagtgcgagtgaattttctttggagtgaacggtgagtatttgttgtgagcaaaaaaaaataaggaaggagagacgagtgaattttctttggagtgaccgtgagaatttgggtgaggactattttgttttctactaacgttttcttgcaggtacaattCTAAAAgtaaatggagagggaggtaggagatagttcgaaccaaggattatctaaggttcaaatggaggcgttgtttgggcattttagtaggatgatgagaaatgaattagagcccttacatgaaaggttggataaaCTTGAGGTTAGTACTAGCGAGAGTAAATCTAAACCTAAGGATTTGGGTAGAGAGGATGAggaatatgatttgggaggagacgaggagagtcaaaatgagaactggggtaggaatggaagaggtagaggatttgggagaGGAAAAAGAGAAGCCGTGCGAGGTAGATATGATAg from Primulina tabacum isolate GXHZ01 chromosome 3, ASM2559414v2, whole genome shotgun sequence encodes:
- the LOC142539100 gene encoding uncharacterized protein LOC142539100, with protein sequence MEREERRRWISSRGSDRMALITGRLQSLDMDRLPAQYDSQQATTDDNGKNDAPKTPIQPESEEEQFESSIISTPTTCKTKTNGRNPSKKPLIQLLDSFTPKEINSSIISSENTRVVCSTIIAILIVLSHVNLPHNVVKSKSLIAYRPLYVVLLTDLLIVAARLALYMQTREEDEHKELSFDGVNWGGAVKVLELGLVLHQAIRAMFIDCSFYLVIVVCGLSLV